In the genome of Abyssalbus ytuae, the window TCATCGTGTTTTAAACTATCATTAAGTTCTACATGATAAATTTTGCGAACCCCATGTGCCGGGTGAGTTAACTTTTTAGCCATGTCTCCATCATTAGTAAACAGCAAAAGACCTGTTGTTTGCCTATCTAACCTTCCTACAGGAACAATACGAGATTTGGTTGCCTTTTTCACTAAATCCATAACTGTTTTCCTGTCTTTTTCATCTTTCATGGTAGTAATAAATCCTTTTGGCTTATTTAAAAGCACGTATTCTTTTCTTTCCGGCACTATTTTTTTACCATCAAACTTAACCTCATCAGTTAATTTTACTTTAAATCCCATTTCCGTAATTACTTTGCCATTTACGGTTACATTACCGGCGGTTATGTAAATATCGGCATCCCTCCTGGAGCAAATACCAGAATTTGCTATGTATTTGTTTAGCCTTATTTCATTTTTTTCCAACTGATTTTCCCTTGTGAGAGGAGTTTTTCGTATGGGTGAATTTCCTCTTGCATAGCTTCCTTTTTTATATCCACCACCTTGCCTGCCGGAACTTTTACCGTTTCCTCCTCCCTGTCTTCCATGGGGTTTTCCCTGGGCTTTGTTATTTCTACTCATAAAATATTTTTTGCAAAGATAAATGTTTAGATGTTAGCTGTCATCTAATTTTATTGAGTACCAGATTCACATCAATCAATAATATACTAAATACTCCTGAAACAATAATAAATTTTAGAATATTATGAAGAATTAAATAATGCTGCTTTGTTGATGATTTCCAGATCAATATTAAAAAAATAATAAGTAAAGCAAAACAAGCATAAAAATATATGTACATATAACCTACTTCAAATTTATTTATAAGCAGATATGTGGGTATAAGAGTGAGGAGGGTAAAAAACGTAATTACATATTTAGAAAATTTTTCGCCGTATACTATCGGGATTGTTTTATAATTATTGGCAATATCTCCCGTGATATTTTCCAAATCTTTTACCATTTCCCTTATTAGAATAATGAGAAATAAAAACATAGCATGGACAAAGATTACCAGGTCAAAATTTTTGTAATAAATAAACACTGCGAAAAAAGGTGCAATAGCCAGAGTAGCTGACACTACATTTCCTAAAAAAGGTATTTTTTTAAGCTTATGTGAATAAAACCAGATACCAAATATGTATAAAGAAAAAAATACTACTGCCCTGAAGGAAACATAACTTGCAAATATTACAGAAATGAAATTCAGGATAAAGTATCCCGAAATTTTTGTTTGCTGACTTACCAACCGGTCCAACATTGTTTTTTTGGGGCGGTTAATAAGATCTTTTTCTGAATCATAAAATGAATTAATAATATATCCTGAAGCTATTGCAAGAGCCGATGCGGTAACGATGGCAAATAAATTTCCGTCAAAAATTACCTGTTTAAAAGGTAAATCGTGCGCAAGAATATAAATTGAGGCTAAATACTGGGCTATAGTAATTACTAAGACATTATATCCTCTGACTACAGAAAAAAGACTCAAAAATTTGAGTAACATTAATTTCTGTTTCCTGGTAAGCATAATTATTTTTTTAGAAGTTGTACACCACTTCTAATTTATAATCTTTTAATGCTTGTTTTGCACGTTCTAAATCCTGGGTAAAACCTAAAATATAACCTCCTCCTCCTGAGCCACAAAGTTTTAAGTAGTAATCGTTAGTTTCAATACCGTATTTCCATAATTTATGGAATTTAGAGGGAATCATAGGCTTAAAATGATCAAAAACCACATGTGATAATTGCTTCAGATTACCAAAAAGTGATTTTATATCTCCTTTTAAAAAATCTTCCACACATGCATCGGTATGTTTAATAAACTGGTTTTTAAGCATATTTCTAAAACCTTCCTGCTTCATGTTTTCCATAAAAATCTGTACCATAGGTGCGGTCTCCCCTATAATGCCACTATCTAACAGGAAAACAGCTCCTTTACCTTCGGTTTTTTGCGAGGGGATTCCGGTAGGTTCAATATTGTCTTTAGAATTTATAAGAATAGGGATACTTAAATAACTGTTTAAAGGATCTAATCCTGAAGATTTTCCGTGGAAAAAAGATTCCATCGCACCAAAAATCTCTTTAAGCTTTAAAAGCTTTTCCCTTGTAAGATTTTCAAGTATTGTTATTTTATCATGGGCATATTTATCATATACAGCTGCAACTAATGCTCCACTGCTACCTACGCCATATCCTTGTGGAATACTACTGTCAAAATACATACCGGCTTCAATATCTGCTTTTAATTTTTCAAGATCAAAAGATACTAAAGATGGTTGCTCATTTTGAAGTTTTTCAAGATAGGAAGAAAATTGGTTTAAACTCTTGTTGGATTTTTTAGCCTCATCAGCTAAATTTTCTTCGACCTTCAAAGCTCCATTATAAAAATTATATGGAATAGATAAACCTTTGGAATCTTTAATAATTCCATATTCACCGAAAAGTAAAATCTTTGAATAAAATAAAGGTCCTTTCATTTTTTTATTTAAAAATTAATATCTAAAAATTAAAAATTATTCTTAGCAGACTTAACTATACTAACTAATAATTTTAATATTTCAGTTGATTTAGACTTATAATGCTCATATTCTACTTTATCAATATACTCTGTTGCATGTAATAAATCCAACCAATAATAAGTTTCATTGGCTTCTTTTAAACTGATTGGCATTTTATTTATAAAATCTAATCTATTTTGCCCAAATTCAGCTTCACGAATATTGGCACCAATGGAAGTACCTGATTCTAAAAGCTGCCTGGACATTATATACTCATTCTCAGATTTTACCAATTCTTTATAAAGATAGACAATATCTAAAGCAAAGCTAAAGCTCTTTTCTCTAATTACATTTTCTTTCATAATGAATAATTTAATAATTATACTAATAATTTACCATTTTTAATTATTCATTAAAATTTTTTTGCACCATATCCAATCCTATCGCAAATATAATGCCCATTTTGACAATAGGCAACCAGCTCGTTCTTAATAAATTCAAATACGTCAAATTTTTCTTCTTCCGGGTACAAAACATGCACATTGGCTCCTGCATCCAGGGTAAAGCAGACATTTAAATTACTTTTTTTTCTAAACTCCCATATTTTATTAATTATTTGTAGGGTATTGGGCTTCATTAACACAAAATATGGCACCGAGGTCATCATCATAGCATGAAGGGTTAAAGCTTCACTCTCTACAATCTCCGTAAACTTTTTCAGGTTGCCTTCTTTAAAAATATTTTTAAGAAATGACATGTTGTCATTAGCTTGTTTGAACCGCTCCCTGGCAAATGGGTGGTTATGCATTAAATTATGGCCGGCCGTACTGCTTACCTGTTTTTCTCCTTTATCTACCAATAAGATGGTATCATGAAAATTTTTAAATACAGGATGAACTTCAAAAGGATATTTAATACCATACAAATCAGAACTTCCACTAATTTCTTTATGAAAACCCCATTCAACTATATCTCCTTCAATGCTCCTGCAGGCACTTCCTGATCCTAATCTTGCCAAAAAAGATGCTTTTTTAGTAAAATACTTCTCCTCCATGTTTGGGTTTAATTCTTTTTCTATACTCATCAGGCATAACGCCAGGGCACTCATCCCACTGGCTGATGAGGCTATACCACTACTATGCGGAAAAGAATTAGAGGTTTCTATAGTAAAATGATAATCTTTTAAAAAGGGAAGGTATGACTGAATTCTTGTGAAAAAACTAATTATTTTAGGCTTAAAACTTTCTTTTTCTTTTCCTTCAAAATAAAAATCAAAAGAAAAACCTGTAACGCTGTTATTTAGTTTTTCAAAACTTAAAGTTGTAGTAGTGGCACAAGCATCCAGTGTGAAACTAATTGAAGGATTAGCCGGTATTTGATTTTCTTTTTTTCCCCAATATTTAATTAAAGCTATATTACTGGGAGACTTCCAGGTTACTTTTCCTGATTGTATATTCTGAGTATAATTTAAGGGCCGAAACTCTTTTTCAGTCATAATTTTGGTTATAATCTTCGCAAAGATAATTGAAAGCTTTATAAATTAAATCATTACTTCATATATGATGTAAATTAACTATTTTTATAAGGCTAACACTATTTTATCTGTGTTAAAAATATTAATTAACTTAGCCTTTAAGCTAATAAACAATTCATGACCAAAAGATTAGTTATACGCATTGCAATATCAGTTGCCATATGTTTATTAATAGGGACATTAGCAGGGTTTGTAACCCAAACTACAGTAAACACCTGGTATGCAACATTAAACAAACCAGATTTTACTCCTCCTAAATGGGTATTTGCTCCTGTTTGGACTTTGCTTTACATTTTAATGGGAATAGCGGCAGGACTTGTATGGAGTGGTGGTTTTTATCACAAATGGGTTAAAACTGCTTTATATCATTTTGGCTTCCAGTTACTATTAAACTTTTCATGGAGTATCGTTTTTTTCGGATTTAACAAAATTTTTTGGAGTTTACTTGTATCTATTGGGCTGTTGATATTAATATTACTTACTATTAAATGGTTTAAAGTAGTTAACAGGACGGCTGCCTATTTACTGGTTCCTTATTTTGTTTGGGTGTGCTTTGCTACTGTTTTGAATTTTAGTATCTGGCAACTTAACTAATTATTGCAAATTAAAAAGCTCCGGATGCTTCATGAAGCATCCGGAGCTTTTAATGTTACTAAAGTATACAGCAGGTATTAATTAAATAACATTTTTAAACATGATTCTTTATATAAATCTTTTAGCGCCATTTGAATAGCTTCTTTTGCTTCTTCGGTAGTACCTATGGTTCTTCCTTCGTATATCACATTTCCGTCATCATCCCAATTAAAATCATGTGCATCTGATGTTATTATTCTTTTACCATCTCTTGTAGTTACCCTGAAAGATTCGAAGGTATGACCATATTCCACTCCTGAAGGATAATATACTTCGGTTACAAATTTTGTAGATCCTTTACTGTATAAATAACAAGCGCAGTTACCAACATCTTTGGATTCGGATACCCTTACCGTATTGTTATGAACTATTTTCCACTCTCCATCTATTTTGCTCCCAACCAAATTCATTAAAATACTTCCTTTTTCGGCAGTTTTATCTTCAATTATGGATTCAAAATTAACGAGTGCAGATATGGTTCCGGCCCTTTCTTTTTGTGCAGTATAAAGAACCTTATCCAGGGTTAATTTAAACCTGTAGTTATTATCCTGTACAATCTCATCCAGCATAGATGCTACTTCCTCTTTACCACTACTTGTCCTGGAAACTATCCCGGACATTTTAACATATGCAGTATTACTTCTATAAGTATTGTGGAATAAATTCATTACATCTTCTTTTTGAGTGCCATGTCCTACACTATTTACCGAGTTAATGTAATTTACCAACAAATTTTTAACGGGAGAGTCCTGAGAATATCCAACACCGACTACTAAGCTTAATGCCATTACATAAGCAAAAGATTTGATTATTTTCATGATTTAGATTTGGTTATATATTTTAATCTTGTCTAATATAACAAAATAACTCAAAAAATTAACATTTATTTTGCAGAAGAAAATATTTAACCTTTAAAGTCCCTGGAAAGCCAGGGCTTTTGAAGCAATGTATGCACTCGTCCATGCATTTTGAAAGTTAAATCCCCCGGTGATTGCATCAATATTTAATACCTCCCCTGCGAAATAAAGGTTGGGATGAAGCTTACTTTCAAAGGTTTTAAAGTTAACCTCTTTGAGTTTTATACCCCCTGCAGTTACAAATTCTTCTTTAAAAGTACTTTTTCCTTTTACCGGAAAAATTCCCTGAGTGAGTTCCAGTGCCAGTTTTTCTATTTTTATGTTGGAAACATCTCCCCAATTTTCAAAGTCTGTAATTCCGGAAGCTGCTGTTAATTTTAACCATAAACGGTTTGGAACAGGATAAGGTTTAGTATTAACTACCATTTTTTTTGGGGAGATCAGCCGGAATTCTTTTAAAGTTTCTAAAGTTTCAGCCTGATTTAAATTATGAAGCCAATTAACCTGAATTTTAAATTCATATTGCTGAGCAAAGAATTCTCTTGCGCCCCAGGCCGATAGTTTTAGAATTGCCGGACCACTCATACCCCAATGTGTAATTAACAATGGCCCGCTTGATTTTAATTTAGAATTTAAAATACTCACAGTTGCCATTGTGCTTATCCCTGCTAAATTTTTAATACGTTCATCCTTGATATTAAAAGTAAAAAGTGAAGGTACCGGTGCAACGATTGTATGCCCCAGTTTTCCCATTAAATTCCATATTTTAGGATTACTGCCGGTAGCAATAAGGATTTTTTGGGCTGTATACTTTATTTTATCTGTCTCTACAATCCATTTATCATATTCTTTGAAGATATTTTTTACAGATGAATTTTTTAGAACGTTTACTCCCAACTTTTTCGTTTCTGATAAAAAGCAATCAATAATAGTTTGCGAGGAATCCGAAACAGGAAATATCCGTCCATCTTCTTCAATTTTTAATTCTACTCCCCTTTTTTGGAAAAACTCCATGGTATCGCCACTACAAAATGTATGAAAAGGACCTTTTAATTCTTTTTCTCCTCTAGGATAATTCTTTGCCAATTCATTGGGGATAAATTCAGCATGGGTAACATTACAACGCCCACCTCCTGATATTCTGACTTTTGTTAAAACCTCCTTACCTCTTTCTAAAATTGCTATTTTATAACCGGGATTAAATTGTGCAATATGGATTGCAGCAAAAAAGCCTGCGGCTCCACCACCTACTATTAATACATCGTAGTCCATTAAACAAAGATATTCTAAATAAAAGGATTTCTTAAAACCAACTATCCCAGAGGCAAGCCATAAAGGCATTTCACTGGTTTTATTTTGATTAAAAAAAGAATTTTTATTCAATCACTCTTTCGGGATAATCAGTGATGATTGCATCAACTCCTATATTGAGCATTGTTTTAATATCTTTTGGCTCATTCACAGTCCATGTGTAAACTTTAAGACCCTCTTTATGAATAGAATCCACCACTTCCGGCAATAAATAAACATAATAAGGATGAATTGCAACGGCATTGAGTTCTTTTGCCACATTTATTGCATCCAAAGGATTTTCTTCTGTCAGGATACCTATGGGGATTTCTTTATTTAACTGGTAAAAATCTCTCAGTTCGTCCCATTCAAAACTGGACACAACAAATTGTTTCGGTTTCCAACCTTTATTATCTATATAATTTTCTATTATATCACTGGTCGCTTTTGCAGTGTTCCTTCCTTTTAATTCAATATTAAGCAGGTATCTGGCATCTAAAACATCTAAAACCTCCTCCAGGGTAGGGATTTTATATTTCCCTTCCACGGTAATGGATTTTAACTCTGTTAATGTGAAATCTTCTACATTGCCAATGGCATTGGTGGTTCTGTTTACAGTTTCGTCATGGATCACCACTATTTCCCCGCTTTTACATTTAAATACATCAATTTCAACTCCGTCTGCATCAAATTCGAGTGCTTTTTTAATAGATTCTAACGTATTTTCAGCTACATGTCCGCGGGCACCCCTATGTCCTATATTTAATGTTTTCTTATTCATTTGTGTGCAGTTTTTAGTTAGAATTGCTGAGAGTAGAAACAAAACTATTTTTAAAGTAGTTTTCATTTGATGTAAAAAGTTTTTCCCATTATTACATAAAGCCAAACTACAAAAATTGCAGAATTTAATCTAATTAAAAAACGCGATCTGATATTAAAAAATCAGATCGCGCAGTAAGTGAACTAGCTAAAAATCACTCTCTATTTATCTTTCACCAGGATAAGATACTCCCATGCTGCAAGTTCATATTCTTGTCCGGAATTCAAATTAAATTCTTCACCAGACAAATAATTAGTGAAAGTACCTTCATGCTCTAAAGTAAACTTTTTTGGTTCTTTAGTAAGATTAGCAATGAAAACTAATTTTTCTCCCGCCTTTTCTCTTTCCAATGCCAAAATTGATTCATCATCTGAAGTTTTAATCCTGCTATATGAAGCTGCTTTTTTTCCTCCGTTTAGGGCTACTTTTTCATTTTTAAGTTTTCCAAACTTTTCATAAACAGGAAAGAATTTACCTTTTTCTCTAATTATTGTATCTTTTTCAAAAAAGCGTAATCGCTTATTCATATCGTATTCCTGACCGTTATAAATAAGAGGCATTCCGGGCACACAATAGCTAAGGGCTGCAAAAACTTCGGCAGCATTGCCCATACGGTCAAAAACAGTACCAGCCCAGGTATTTTCATCATGGTTGGAGGTAAAATACATATAAATATCATCGGCTTGTTTTACCGAATCAATTTTTACCATGTATTCATCCCACGCGCTGACTGTTTTTTCGCCTTTGGCTATATCATTCATTATGTGGTGCGCTTCCCAGGCATACTGCATATCAAAGCCATTTTTCATCAGTTCGGCACTTTCTGCTTCAGCAAGCATAAATACAGGTTTTATCTGGTTTAATTCCCTGGTTGCATAACTCCAGAAATCAGCAGGCACACCATGTGCCACATCACAGCGGAACCCGTCTACTTTGTGTTCTTTTAACCAAAAAGCCATTTCACCTATCATTGCTTTTCTCATTTCCTGATTATCGTAGTTAAGATCGGCTACATCCGTCCATCCCCATGATTCTCCTGTACTGGGGTCAATAGGATCTACAATGTTACCCTTTTCATCCTGAGTATAATAATCGGGGTGTTCTTTTATCCATGGATGATCCCATCCGGTATGATTTGGCACCCAATCTAAAATAACATAAATACCATTTTCATGAGCCGCTGCAATAAGTTCATCAAAATCTTCCATGGTTCCGAACTCCGGATTTACTTTTTTGTAATCGGCTACCGAATAATAACTGCCCAAATATTTTTTTCTTTCTTCAGGATTTTCAATGTCGCTTACAAAAAGGTCTCCTTTTGCTTTTCTTTTTTCTACAGAAATCGGATGTACAGGCATTAACCAGATTATCTTTACTCCAAGTTCTTTTAGTTTTGGCATATCGGCAGTAAATGAATCAAAAGTCCCATCTTCAGAATACTGACGTATGTTAGCTTCATAAATTACTGCTGTTTCAAGAACCTCATCTGATATAGGTTCTATTTCCCTGCTTGTTTTTGCAGTAACTTCTTCTACCTTTTTACTCTCCTGCTTGCAGGAAATAAAAAGAGAAACTGCCAATACTGTTAAAAAAATTCTTTTCATGTGCTTATGTTTATTATTTTATTGTGATTATGGGGTTATTTTATTTCATCTCTATTAAACTAACAGCCACACCACCTCCTGGAGCCAGTTTTATATGAAGGGAAGTGGTATTATCTGCTTCTATCTCAGAAATTTTTATTGCTTCAGGATTTTTATCCCAATGAGCATCCTCTGCATCAGCATACATAATGGCTTTATATTTTGTACCTGGTTTTAAAAAATCGAGTTTTACGTTAAATTCCCTTTCATTTTCATCAGTGATGCTCCCTAAAAACCAATTGCCGGTATTTTTTTCTTCTCTTGCTATGGTAACAAAATCCCCTACTTCACCATTTAAAACTTTTGTTTGTTTCCAGTCTACCCCTACATCCCTTATAAATTGAAGGGCTTCGGGCTTAGCTTCGTAATGCTCAATAAGATCGGCGGCCATTTGAATAGGGCTGTAAATAACCACATAAAGGGCTAATTGTTGAGCCAGGGTAGTATTTACCTGATTATTTTCTTTATAATTATTGAATTTAATGTTAAAAATGCCGGGGGTATAATCAATTGGTCCTGCCAACATACGTGTAAATGCTACTATGGGTAAATGTTCGGGTGGATTGCCTCCATCGGAAGCCCAGGCATTAAATTCCTGTCCCCTTAAACCTTCCCGGGAAATAATATTAGGATAAGTACGGCGTAAACCTGTTGCCTTTATGGGTTCATGGGCATTTACCGCAACCTCATATTTAGCAGCTTTGATAGCTGCATTATTATAATGATTTACCATCCATTGCCCGTGATGGTATTCCCCTTTTGGAATAATTTTACCTACGTATCCTGATTTTACCGAGTGAATACCCAGAGAGTTCATTAAGACATAAGCAGTATCCTGTTGTTTTTTATAAGTTCTTGGTGCTGCAGAAGTTTCATGATGCATGATAATTTCCACTCCTTTTTCTTTTCCGTATTTTACCACTTCCTGTAAATCGTAATCGGGATAAGGAGTTACAAAGTCAAAAACACCTTCGCGGTCTTCAAAACCAATCCAATGTTCCCAACCTGTGTTCCAGCCTTCCACCAATACCCCGCCAATATTATTTTTAGCAGAAAAATCAATAAATGCTTTAGCATTTTCAGTTGTTGCTCCATGTTTTCCGTGGGGTTTGGCATTGGTAGTAAAAGAGGTCATATCCTGTTGTGCGCTATAATCCCAGGTAGATTTCCCCAAATGCATTTCCCACCATATTCCGGTGTACTTCATAGGCTTAAACCATGTAATATCTCCGAGCTTGTTAGGTTCGTTAAGATTTACAATTAATTTTGACTCTATAAGATCACCTGCTTTTTCAGCAATTTGGATTGTTCTCCAGGGAGTTTCAAACGGCAACTCTCTTTTTACTTTATACCCGGTAATATCTGAACCCACCAGCTCACTTTGCATTAACAGGTTTTCTTTATCCACCTTTAATGTCATACCTGCATAATCTATTAAGGCAGCTTCATGAAAACTTAAATGCAAACCTTTGTCGGTGCGCATGGTAACCGGAGTATTTACTGCATTTTCAGGGATGTACGTCTGTGCTAAATTTTCATGTCCTTTTTTGCTTAGGGCATCAATTTCACTAAACTTTGTGGTGTTATATAAGTGTTCATAAATATCCCAGTCACCGGGAATCCACCATACTTTATGATCTCCTGTTAAATTAAACTGTGTATTTTCATCGGTTATAATGACTTCTTTCAAATTTTCCTGTTCGGGGAATTCATATCTAAAACCGAGTCCGTCGTCATACACCCTGAATATTACATTTAATTTTCTGAACGGCTCGTTTATTTCCTGTAAGGATAATTCTAACTCATTGTAATTATTTATCACTTCTTCCTGTTCTCCCCAGGGCATTTTCCATGTTTCATCAAACGAAGAAACAGAAGAGGCAACTAATTTAAAATTATCCTGAAGTGGTTTTGCCTCTTTGAGTTCGAAACCCAATAACGAGGTATCAATTACCGTTTCTTCTTTATGAAAGACTTTATAAGCAGGTGTCCCGTTAGTTGTCAGAAAAAAATCTACACTGATATTTTTTCCCGGCGACATTACCTGTGTGGGTTCTTTTTTGTTTTCTTTTTTACAGGAAACAAAACTCAGTACGAGTAAGGAAATGACTGTTAATACTATTGACCTCATTTTATTTTAATTTTTATACTTTTTGAACTATTTCCTGAAATTCTAAAGGGAATTTCAAGGGTGTTTTTAAGTTTTTTATATTGATACTCTACTTTTTTCCCATTTATTTTAACATGCTTTGGAAGAAAATCTGTATTATGGAGGATCAAATTAATTTTTTTGTCTTCAGCTTTATAATTTTTCCCGGTAGCAGCATTTACACTGATAGTAAGATATTTTTCTTCTAATTTACTTTTAAAATATAAGATCTCGAAGCTTTCCTTTTCATAAGATTGAGGTGTTATTCCGTCATCGTTATATAACTTACCGGAGCTTTCAGTAAGGGATTTATCAAAATAAAAATGCAAATCGATATCGGAAAGGGAATATTCATCAGTTGACTGTATTACCCGAACCATAGGAATAAAGGCTCCCGACCTGACAAAAACCGGAATATGGTCTTCTTCTAAAAGAATGTTTTGAGTGGATCCTGCAGTGTAAATTTTATCAGCATAAAAATCAATCCAGTTACCGGTAGACGGAAATGTCACGGTTTGTTCCTTTTTTTCTTTTTCAACCACAGGTGATATCAAAAAGTCATTTCCCCATAAATAGGCATTTGTTGTATTTAAAAACTCAGGGTTATTTGATTCTTCAAAAAACAAAGGCCTCATTAAAGGAATTCCGTGTTGATTGTTTTCAAAAACCAACGTATAATTGTAAGGTAATAATTTATATCTGAGTTCAATCGATTTTTTAGCCAGTTTCTTTGTTTTTTCATCTTTATAAACGGGTTCGGATGCTACTGCTTCTTGGGCATGCGGACGAAAAACCGGCTGAAAAACTCCATACTGCAACCACCGGGTATAAAGTTCGGGGTCGTTTAAATCTCCTGCAAAACCTCCCAAGTCAGAATGCATATAGGCAATGCCCTGCATTCCCATTTGTAAAGCAATTTCTACCTGCGACTGCAACCCTCCCCAACTTCTGCTCACATCGCCGGACCAGGGGATTAACCCGTAACGCTGAGACCCGGAGTAGCCTGATCGCATTAGAATAAAAGGACGTTGTTTCGGAAAATATTTTTTATAGCCTTCGTAAATGAGTTGTGCCCAGGTATGTCCGTAAATATTGTGCAATTCATTTGCTGTGCCTGTTATATGCCTTAAAGCCCCAGGATGAACTTCGGGTTCTCCCAAATCACCCCACCATCCGGCAACTCCTGCCCGGGTTAAGTTTTTGTAAATATTCCAGAACCAATCTTTCCCTTCTTTTTTAAAAATGTCTATGAGGCCCGTATGTCCAAAAAAGAAATCGTAGGTAAACGGATTTCCGACAGAATCAGTTGCAAGAATTTTTTGGTTCACTGCTTCTTCCCATCTTTTTGAAGTAGTCAGGATAAAAGGTTCGGTAATTAAAACTGTTTTTACTCCTTTTTCCTTAAAGTCTTTTATCATTTTATAGGGAGCGGGAAAAGAATCTCTGTCAAATTCAAGATTTCCCATGGTGCCCGTAACTTCCTTACCAAACCAATACAAATCAAGTATGACAGCATCCAACGGAATTTTTTCCTCTAAAAATTTATGAATTGTTTTTCTTGTTTCTGCTTCGGAATGATAACCAAACCTGCTGGAAAAATTCCCTAACA includes:
- a CDS encoding pseudouridine synthase, whose protein sequence is MSRNNKAQGKPHGRQGGGNGKSSGRQGGGYKKGSYARGNSPIRKTPLTRENQLEKNEIRLNKYIANSGICSRRDADIYITAGNVTVNGKVITEMGFKVKLTDEVKFDGKKIVPERKEYVLLNKPKGFITTMKDEKDRKTVMDLVKKATKSRIVPVGRLDRQTTGLLLFTNDGDMAKKLTHPAHGVRKIYHVELNDSLKHDDLKKIEQGLKLEDGYIQVDDISYIEGASKKEVGIKIHSGKNRIVRRIFEHLGYEVVKLDRVVFAGLTKKDLSRGTWRFLTQQEIINLKML
- a CDS encoding geranylgeranylglycerol-phosphate geranylgeranyltransferase — translated: MLTRKQKLMLLKFLSLFSVVRGYNVLVITIAQYLASIYILAHDLPFKQVIFDGNLFAIVTASALAIASGYIINSFYDSEKDLINRPKKTMLDRLVSQQTKISGYFILNFISVIFASYVSFRAVVFFSLYIFGIWFYSHKLKKIPFLGNVVSATLAIAPFFAVFIYYKNFDLVIFVHAMFLFLIILIREMVKDLENITGDIANNYKTIPIVYGEKFSKYVITFFTLLTLIPTYLLINKFEVGYMYIYFYACFALLIIFLILIWKSSTKQHYLILHNILKFIIVSGVFSILLIDVNLVLNKIR
- a CDS encoding mevalonate kinase family protein; the encoded protein is MKGPLFYSKILLFGEYGIIKDSKGLSIPYNFYNGALKVEENLADEAKKSNKSLNQFSSYLEKLQNEQPSLVSFDLEKLKADIEAGMYFDSSIPQGYGVGSSGALVAAVYDKYAHDKITILENLTREKLLKLKEIFGAMESFFHGKSSGLDPLNSYLSIPILINSKDNIEPTGIPSQKTEGKGAVFLLDSGIIGETAPMVQIFMENMKQEGFRNMLKNQFIKHTDACVEDFLKGDIKSLFGNLKQLSHVVFDHFKPMIPSKFHKLWKYGIETNDYYLKLCGSGGGGYILGFTQDLERAKQALKDYKLEVVYNF
- a CDS encoding four helix bundle protein, coding for MKENVIREKSFSFALDIVYLYKELVKSENEYIMSRQLLESGTSIGANIREAEFGQNRLDFINKMPISLKEANETYYWLDLLHATEYIDKVEYEHYKSKSTEILKLLVSIVKSAKNNF
- the mvaD gene encoding diphosphomevalonate decarboxylase; the protein is MTEKEFRPLNYTQNIQSGKVTWKSPSNIALIKYWGKKENQIPANPSISFTLDACATTTTLSFEKLNNSVTGFSFDFYFEGKEKESFKPKIISFFTRIQSYLPFLKDYHFTIETSNSFPHSSGIASSASGMSALALCLMSIEKELNPNMEEKYFTKKASFLARLGSGSACRSIEGDIVEWGFHKEISGSSDLYGIKYPFEVHPVFKNFHDTILLVDKGEKQVSSTAGHNLMHNHPFARERFKQANDNMSFLKNIFKEGNLKKFTEIVESEALTLHAMMMTSVPYFVLMKPNTLQIINKIWEFRKKSNLNVCFTLDAGANVHVLYPEEEKFDVFEFIKNELVAYCQNGHYICDRIGYGAKKF
- a CDS encoding TspO/MBR family protein, encoding MTKRLVIRIAISVAICLLIGTLAGFVTQTTVNTWYATLNKPDFTPPKWVFAPVWTLLYILMGIAAGLVWSGGFYHKWVKTALYHFGFQLLLNFSWSIVFFGFNKIFWSLLVSIGLLILILLTIKWFKVVNRTAAYLLVPYFVWVCFATVLNFSIWQLN
- a CDS encoding NAD(P)/FAD-dependent oxidoreductase; amino-acid sequence: MDYDVLIVGGGAAGFFAAIHIAQFNPGYKIAILERGKEVLTKVRISGGGRCNVTHAEFIPNELAKNYPRGEKELKGPFHTFCSGDTMEFFQKRGVELKIEEDGRIFPVSDSSQTIIDCFLSETKKLGVNVLKNSSVKNIFKEYDKWIVETDKIKYTAQKILIATGSNPKIWNLMGKLGHTIVAPVPSLFTFNIKDERIKNLAGISTMATVSILNSKLKSSGPLLITHWGMSGPAILKLSAWGAREFFAQQYEFKIQVNWLHNLNQAETLETLKEFRLISPKKMVVNTKPYPVPNRLWLKLTAASGITDFENWGDVSNIKIEKLALELTQGIFPVKGKSTFKEEFVTAGGIKLKEVNFKTFESKLHPNLYFAGEVLNIDAITGGFNFQNAWTSAYIASKALAFQGL
- a CDS encoding glycerophosphodiester phosphodiesterase, with the translated sequence MNKKTLNIGHRGARGHVAENTLESIKKALEFDADGVEIDVFKCKSGEIVVIHDETVNRTTNAIGNVEDFTLTELKSITVEGKYKIPTLEEVLDVLDARYLLNIELKGRNTAKATSDIIENYIDNKGWKPKQFVVSSFEWDELRDFYQLNKEIPIGILTEENPLDAINVAKELNAVAIHPYYVYLLPEVVDSIHKEGLKVYTWTVNEPKDIKTMLNIGVDAIITDYPERVIE